The Brachybacterium huguangmaarense genome contains a region encoding:
- a CDS encoding ABC transporter ATP-binding protein, which yields MTQDHALRLGALEAGYRDRTVIHGLDLEPVPGAITAIVGANACGKSTLLRTMSRLLRPSGGQVLLDGRDLHRYGARELARTLGLLPQTPLAPDGISVVDLVARGRHPHHGLVQRWTSEDDAAVAEALEATAVVDLAERSVDELSGGQRQRVWIAMALAQRTDVLLLDEPTTFLDVNHQVEVLDLLVDLNRSRGTTIVMVLHDLNLAARYADSLVAMRDGRVHAHGAPGGVLTEETIEAVFGIPSRVITDPVSGRPLMLPIGRHGVHDDVRRPGRAGADVTSGRRDAEQTVGSPSPRS from the coding sequence GTGACCCAGGACCACGCCCTGAGGCTCGGCGCGCTCGAGGCCGGCTACCGCGACCGCACGGTCATCCACGGGCTCGACCTCGAGCCCGTGCCCGGCGCTATCACCGCGATCGTCGGCGCCAACGCCTGCGGCAAGTCGACCCTGCTGCGCACCATGTCGCGCCTGCTGCGCCCCTCGGGCGGGCAGGTGCTGCTGGACGGCCGCGACCTGCACCGCTACGGGGCGCGCGAGCTTGCACGGACCCTCGGCCTGCTGCCGCAGACGCCGCTCGCGCCGGACGGCATCTCCGTGGTCGACCTCGTCGCACGCGGCCGCCATCCCCACCACGGCCTCGTGCAGCGCTGGACCTCCGAGGACGACGCCGCGGTCGCCGAGGCGCTCGAGGCCACGGCCGTCGTCGACCTCGCCGAGCGCAGCGTCGACGAGCTGTCCGGCGGCCAGCGCCAGCGGGTGTGGATCGCGATGGCCCTCGCCCAGCGCACGGACGTGCTGCTGCTGGACGAGCCCACCACCTTCCTCGACGTCAACCATCAGGTCGAGGTGCTCGACCTGCTCGTCGACCTCAACCGCTCGCGCGGCACGACCATCGTCATGGTGCTCCACGACCTCAACCTCGCCGCCCGCTACGCCGACAGCCTGGTCGCGATGCGCGACGGCCGCGTGCACGCCCACGGCGCCCCCGGCGGCGTGCTCACCGAGGAGACGATCGAGGCGGTCTTCGGGATCCCCTCGCGCGTCATCACCGACCCCGTCTCCGGACGGCCGCTGATGCTGCCCATCGGCCGCCATGGCGTCCACGACGACGTCCGCCGGCCCGGTCGCGCGGGCGCCGACGTGACGAGCGGGCGACGGGACGCCGAACAGACGGTCGGATCCCCGTCGCCGCGGAGCTGA
- a CDS encoding DUF3253 domain-containing protein, producing the protein MACRSAAIDPSVLAEEIVRLLGQRAPGASICPSDVARSVGDASWRALMDDVRAAAGALADDGTIVVTQGQRVVDITAARGPVRLRRGPAWSVL; encoded by the coding sequence ATGGCCTGCCGCTCCGCTGCGATCGACCCCTCGGTGCTCGCCGAGGAGATCGTCCGCCTGCTCGGACAGCGCGCGCCGGGCGCGTCGATCTGCCCGTCCGACGTCGCACGCAGCGTCGGCGACGCGTCGTGGCGTGCCCTCATGGACGATGTCCGGGCCGCTGCGGGAGCCCTCGCCGATGACGGAACGATCGTGGTGACGCAGGGGCAGAGGGTCGTCGACATCACGGCCGCGCGGGGCCCGGTCCGGCTGCGCCGGGGGCCCGCCTGGTCGGTCCTCTGA
- a CDS encoding glycosyltransferase family 4 protein has product MKIALVTETYLPSVDGVVTRLSHAVERFTALGHEVMVIAPDLGVYEHAGARVVGIRPVTLPFYKHRRFTLPSPTVDGIIRGFHPDVVHAAQPILLASSGAFAAHRQDIPLVASYHTHIPRYLDLYRAWKWSKPLIWWQIDRNHALADVNLATSETLRAELAVRGMPNLHVLRRGVDTVAHHPRFASRAMRERLSGGTPDAKLLVFVGRLAAEKEIQSLRPMLDRRDDVALAIVGDGPFRAELERTFAGTRTVFPGFLSGRELAEAFASADAFVFPSVTETLGLVILEGMASGLPVVAARSGPTLEQVTDGVDGLLYDAGDEASLDRAIDRLGDPGLVEGIRTAARTEAEACSWDAASDDLLRYYEMAIARHEHR; this is encoded by the coding sequence GTGAAGATCGCGCTCGTCACCGAGACCTACCTGCCCAGCGTCGACGGGGTCGTGACCCGTCTGTCGCACGCCGTCGAGCGCTTCACCGCGCTCGGGCACGAGGTCATGGTGATCGCACCGGACCTGGGCGTCTACGAGCACGCGGGGGCGCGCGTGGTCGGCATCCGGCCCGTGACCCTGCCGTTCTACAAGCACCGGCGCTTCACCCTGCCCAGCCCCACCGTGGACGGCATCATCCGCGGGTTCCACCCCGACGTGGTGCACGCGGCCCAGCCGATCCTGCTCGCCTCGTCCGGGGCCTTCGCCGCCCACCGCCAGGACATCCCGCTCGTCGCGAGCTATCACACGCACATCCCGCGCTACCTCGACCTGTACCGGGCGTGGAAGTGGTCCAAGCCGCTCATCTGGTGGCAGATCGACCGCAACCACGCGCTCGCCGACGTGAACCTCGCGACGTCCGAGACCCTGCGCGCCGAGCTCGCCGTGCGCGGCATGCCGAACCTGCACGTCCTGCGGCGCGGCGTCGACACCGTCGCCCACCACCCCCGCTTCGCGTCGCGCGCCATGCGCGAGCGCCTGAGCGGCGGGACCCCGGACGCCAAGCTGCTGGTCTTCGTCGGACGCCTCGCGGCCGAGAAGGAGATCCAGTCTCTGCGCCCGATGCTGGACCGCCGCGACGACGTCGCCCTCGCGATCGTCGGCGACGGGCCCTTCCGCGCCGAGCTCGAGCGGACCTTCGCCGGGACGCGCACCGTGTTCCCGGGCTTCCTGTCGGGCCGGGAGCTCGCCGAGGCGTTCGCGAGCGCGGACGCCTTCGTCTTCCCCTCGGTCACCGAGACCCTCGGGCTCGTGATCCTCGAGGGCATGGCCTCGGGCCTGCCGGTCGTCGCCGCCCGCTCCGGCCCCACGCTCGAGCAGGTCACCGACGGGGTCGACGGGCTGCTCTACGACGCGGGCGACGAGGCCTCGCTCGACCGGGCGATCGACCGGCTCGGCGACCCCGGGCTCGTGGAGGGGATCCGCACGGCCGCGCGTACCGAGGCCGAGGCCTGCTCGTGGGACGCCGCGAGCGACGACCTGCTGCGCTACTACGAGATGGCGATCGCCCGGCACGAACATCGCTGA
- a CDS encoding dihydrofolate reductase family protein, with amino-acid sequence MRPLRYSINVTLDGCVDHREGIADEELHHRAAENLERSDALLLGRVTYQMMESAWRLPLAPEMPDWTLPFARTIDAMSKHVVSSTLDHVDWNAELVHGDLAAAVQQLKDAPGRGIALGGVQLPLALAELGLIDEYEFVVHPRVVGHGPALFAGLSRPLDLTLVDRTEYASGAVALQYVPRR; translated from the coding sequence ATGAGACCCCTGCGGTATTCGATCAACGTGACGCTCGACGGCTGTGTGGACCATCGCGAGGGGATCGCCGACGAGGAGCTGCACCACCGCGCCGCCGAGAACCTCGAGCGGTCCGACGCGCTGCTGCTGGGCCGGGTCACCTATCAGATGATGGAGAGCGCTTGGCGTCTGCCGCTGGCACCGGAGATGCCCGACTGGACCCTCCCGTTCGCCCGCACGATCGACGCCATGAGCAAGCACGTCGTCTCGAGCACGCTCGATCATGTCGACTGGAACGCCGAGCTCGTGCACGGCGATCTGGCGGCGGCCGTCCAGCAGCTCAAGGACGCCCCCGGCCGGGGCATCGCGCTGGGCGGGGTGCAGCTGCCGCTCGCGCTCGCCGAGCTGGGCCTGATCGACGAGTACGAGTTCGTCGTGCACCCGCGCGTGGTGGGCCACGGGCCCGCCCTGTTCGCGGGGCTCTCGAGGCCGCTCGACCTCACGCTCGTCGATCGCACCGAGTACGCCTCGGGCGCCGTGGCGCTGCAGTACGTGCCGCGGAGGTAG
- a CDS encoding serine hydrolase domain-containing protein: MDDSPLPLPDSLAFPCTVGLTDADGTLLLQGAPDVPRPLASVSKPIAALGVLVAVSRGLVDLDEPAGPEGSTVRHLLAHAAGYSFDGDRDTLLAAPGTRRIYSNTGFEVLGDHLAEATGYSTAEWLEERLVAPLGLGDIDVDGSPAAGYGATVADLLAVGRELLRPTLIPQDLWKEATTVQFPGLSGVLPGYGRQRPNDWGLGVEIRDGKSPHWTGTRSSPATFGHFGQSGSFLWVDPDRGLAAAFLGDEPFSPAHVEAWPALTDELLARAGA, translated from the coding sequence GTGGACGACTCGCCGCTACCTCTCCCGGACTCCCTCGCCTTCCCCTGCACGGTGGGCCTGACCGACGCCGACGGCACCCTGCTCCTCCAGGGCGCCCCCGACGTGCCGCGTCCGCTCGCGAGCGTCTCCAAGCCGATCGCCGCCCTCGGCGTGCTCGTCGCCGTCTCCCGCGGCCTCGTCGACCTCGACGAGCCGGCCGGCCCCGAGGGCTCGACGGTGCGCCACCTGCTCGCCCACGCCGCGGGCTACTCCTTCGACGGGGACCGCGACACGCTGCTCGCCGCGCCCGGCACGCGCCGCATCTACTCCAACACCGGCTTCGAGGTGCTCGGCGACCACCTCGCCGAGGCGACCGGCTACTCGACCGCCGAGTGGCTCGAGGAGCGCCTGGTCGCCCCGCTCGGCCTGGGCGACATCGACGTCGACGGCTCTCCCGCCGCGGGGTACGGCGCCACGGTCGCCGATCTGCTCGCCGTGGGACGCGAGCTGCTGCGGCCCACCCTCATCCCCCAGGACCTGTGGAAGGAGGCCACGACCGTGCAGTTCCCGGGGCTGTCGGGGGTGCTGCCCGGCTACGGCCGCCAGCGTCCCAACGACTGGGGGCTCGGCGTCGAGATCCGCGACGGCAAGTCGCCGCACTGGACGGGCACCCGCAGCTCGCCCGCGACCTTCGGCCACTTCGGGCAGTCCGGCTCGTTCCTGTGGGTCGATCCCGATCGCGGCCTCGCGGCCGCCTTCCTGGGCGACGAGCCCTTCTCCCCGGCCCACGTCGAGGCGTGGCCCGCGCTGACCGACGAGCTGCTCGCCCGCGCCGGGGCCTGA
- a CDS encoding biopolymer transporter Tol: MSRSRDVDRTPDGRYLVIDGRRWRAADPELPDDLRASLQSALGRARSAVRTADDAARPGARRRVQLAKEGLGERGDPWWELARAERVSRARQRLAAIVELEESAGR, from the coding sequence ATGAGCAGATCCCGTGACGTCGACCGGACGCCCGACGGCCGCTACCTCGTGATCGACGGCCGTCGATGGCGCGCCGCCGACCCCGAGCTGCCGGACGACCTGCGCGCGTCCCTGCAGTCCGCGCTCGGCCGGGCGCGGTCGGCGGTGCGCACCGCCGACGACGCCGCACGCCCCGGCGCGCGTCGCCGCGTCCAGCTCGCCAAGGAGGGGCTCGGTGAAAGAGGAGATCCGTGGTGGGAGCTGGCCCGGGCCGAGCGGGTGAGCCGGGCCCGGCAACGGCTCGCGGCGATCGTCGAGCTCGAGGAGTCCGCCGGACGATGA
- a CDS encoding FecCD family ABC transporter permease, whose protein sequence is MSATVEVPETAPAGGAPAPRPSTVARLRRARRAQTVRRTVVLLVLAALVVVLAAASLMYGHTTYSLGDVGRVILGRTVPGASFTVGELRLPRTVLGIVAGLAFGLAGSTFQTMLRNPLASPDVIGISTGAGTGAAFAIIVLGLGSIGTSVFAIVCALAVAATVYALSYRSGVSGTRLILIGIGVAAMLESVTTYLLSRASQWDLQEAMRWLTGSLNGAAWLTTVPALIALLVLGPLLLGAGRHLEALQLGEDAAAALGVRVEATRIVMIVSAVALIAFATAASGPIAFVAFLAGPIAARLTGGGRPVLVPAALVGAVLVLASDFAGQWLVGTRYPVGVITGVLGAPYLIYLIIRTNRSGGSL, encoded by the coding sequence GTGAGCGCGACCGTCGAGGTCCCCGAGACCGCCCCCGCCGGCGGCGCGCCCGCCCCCCGGCCCTCGACCGTGGCCCGCCTGCGACGCGCCCGCCGGGCCCAGACCGTGCGCCGCACCGTGGTCCTGCTCGTGCTCGCCGCGCTCGTCGTCGTGCTCGCCGCGGCCTCGCTCATGTACGGCCACACCACCTACTCGCTCGGCGACGTGGGACGCGTGATCCTGGGCCGCACGGTGCCCGGCGCGTCGTTCACGGTCGGGGAGCTGCGCCTGCCGCGCACCGTGCTCGGCATCGTCGCGGGGCTCGCCTTCGGTCTGGCCGGATCGACCTTCCAGACGATGCTGCGCAACCCCCTCGCGAGCCCCGACGTGATCGGCATCAGCACCGGCGCGGGCACGGGCGCCGCCTTCGCGATCATCGTGCTCGGGCTCGGCTCCATCGGCACCTCGGTGTTCGCGATCGTGTGCGCGCTCGCGGTGGCGGCCACCGTGTACGCCCTGTCGTACCGCTCGGGGGTCTCGGGCACCCGCCTCATCCTCATCGGCATCGGCGTCGCCGCGATGCTCGAGTCCGTGACCACCTACCTGCTCTCCCGCGCCTCCCAGTGGGACCTGCAGGAGGCGATGCGCTGGCTGACGGGCTCCCTCAACGGCGCCGCGTGGCTCACGACCGTGCCGGCGCTGATCGCGCTGCTCGTGCTCGGGCCGCTGCTGCTGGGCGCCGGGCGCCACCTCGAGGCGCTGCAGCTCGGCGAGGACGCCGCCGCGGCGCTCGGCGTCCGGGTCGAGGCCACCCGGATCGTGATGATCGTGTCCGCCGTCGCCCTCATCGCCTTCGCGACCGCCGCCTCGGGCCCCATCGCCTTCGTCGCCTTCCTCGCCGGCCCGATCGCCGCCCGCCTGACCGGCGGCGGCCGCCCCGTGCTCGTGCCCGCGGCCCTCGTGGGCGCCGTCCTCGTGCTCGCCTCGGACTTCGCGGGGCAGTGGCTCGTCGGCACCCGCTACCCGGTCGGCGTCATCACGGGCGTGCTCGGCGCCCCGTACCTCATCTACCTCATCATCCGCACCAACCGCAGCGGGGGCTCGCTGTGA
- a CDS encoding serine hydrolase domain-containing protein, with protein sequence MADEAAHEAGRPRAGASPLDVLDELPFEGAAIVIGPEGVRERRGDVRRERAWRSVTKPLTGYAAAVALDRGLIDLEAPCGPEGSTLRHVLAHASGLFYGSDRTLMAPGRRRHYSNRGIDLGGEHVAAAVGRDLEDWVREQVLDPLGMDGVRWTGSPSVGAFGTLEDLALLCGELLRPTLVGPEAFAAVTTPQLPELVGIMPGFGQQSPNPFGLGFEVRGDKSPHWTGHGNDPATFGHFGMAGTAFWVDPVADVALAVGTGHEFCDAHRELLPRLADAVLTVHRRRDRAAQRPM encoded by the coding sequence ATGGCGGACGAGGCGGCGCACGAGGCCGGGCGCCCGCGCGCCGGCGCCTCGCCGCTCGACGTGCTCGACGAGCTGCCCTTCGAGGGCGCCGCGATCGTGATCGGGCCCGAGGGCGTCCGCGAACGGCGCGGCGACGTGCGGCGCGAGCGGGCCTGGCGCAGCGTCACCAAGCCGCTGACCGGCTACGCGGCCGCCGTCGCGCTCGACCGCGGTCTGATCGACCTCGAGGCGCCGTGCGGCCCCGAGGGCTCGACCCTGCGTCACGTGCTCGCCCACGCCTCCGGCCTGTTCTACGGATCCGACCGGACCCTGATGGCGCCCGGGCGGCGACGCCACTACTCCAATCGCGGCATCGACCTGGGCGGGGAGCACGTGGCCGCCGCCGTCGGGCGCGACCTCGAGGACTGGGTGAGGGAGCAGGTGCTCGACCCGCTCGGCATGGACGGCGTGCGCTGGACCGGCTCCCCGTCGGTCGGCGCCTTCGGCACCCTCGAGGACCTCGCCCTGCTGTGCGGCGAGCTGCTGCGCCCCACCCTCGTGGGCCCCGAGGCGTTCGCCGCCGTCACGACGCCCCAGCTCCCCGAGCTGGTGGGCATCATGCCGGGCTTCGGGCAGCAGAGCCCCAACCCCTTCGGGCTCGGCTTCGAGGTGCGGGGGGACAAGAGCCCCCACTGGACGGGGCACGGCAACGACCCCGCCACGTTCGGGCACTTCGGGATGGCGGGCACCGCGTTCTGGGTGGACCCCGTGGCCGACGTGGCCCTCGCGGTCGGGACCGGCCACGAGTTCTGCGACGCCCACCGCGAGCTGCTGCCGCGCCTCGCGGACGCCGTGCTGACCGTCCACCGGCGCCGCGACCGGGCGGCGCAGCGGCCGATGTGA
- a CDS encoding MMPL family transporter: MLPAAATHDAQEDGRPPVLLRLVLPLVLAGIWFVVFAIGGMSFAKISDLASTDRSSFLPASAESTEVQDALPAFLGSDAIPAIVVVERTDGLTAQDRAALETLAAAAPDLVPGAASSPPIPAEDGDAAQIVVTIPSTLDAGEQVEALRAAAADALPPGAHAWVAGPAGFTADLQEAFAGIDGILLVVALAVVFVILVVVYRSPLLPVLVLLSSLTALCGAVLVNVSLARAGIVVINGQVQGILFILVIGAATDYSLLYIARYREALHAHRSPARATWAALRGVLEPIAASGGTVIAGLLCLLLSDLTSNAALGPVASIGIVCAVLTSLTFLPALLVLVGRAAFWPRIPRPGTTAVPGGAAPGPSPRLGPWDRVGGLVARAPRRLAAGVALLLAVGCIGLTQLHADGVPQSQFVLGASQARDGQAALDRHFPGGSGSPTYVLAPASARAEVAAAISGVTGVDADGGLALTAQDSPSGSLPVDASGNADPSTARGPFAGVEPTVVDSRLLFSVTLTAPADSLEAEQTVRELRAAVDPLGAEVGGSTAVDLDTNDTSVADRTLIIPVVLAAITLMLALLLRSVLAPLMLLATTVLSFGAALGVSAWIFTLIGQPDSDPSVPLYGFVFLVALGIDYNIFLMTRVREESLLHGTRTGVLRGLTITGGVITSAGVVLASTFAALAVIPIQFLLQLAIIVSLGVMMDALIVRTLLVPALTYALGDRVWWPARIARRR; the protein is encoded by the coding sequence ATGCTTCCCGCCGCTGCGACTCACGACGCCCAGGAGGACGGCCGCCCGCCCGTCCTGCTGCGCCTCGTCCTGCCTCTCGTCCTCGCCGGCATCTGGTTCGTCGTCTTCGCGATCGGCGGGATGAGCTTCGCCAAGATCAGCGACCTCGCCTCCACCGATCGCTCCTCGTTCCTCCCCGCGAGCGCCGAGTCCACGGAGGTCCAGGACGCGCTGCCCGCATTCCTGGGATCCGACGCGATCCCGGCCATCGTGGTGGTCGAGCGCACCGACGGCCTCACCGCGCAGGACCGCGCCGCGCTCGAGACCCTCGCGGCGGCTGCCCCCGACCTCGTCCCCGGCGCCGCGTCGTCCCCGCCGATCCCCGCCGAGGACGGCGACGCGGCCCAGATCGTCGTCACCATCCCGTCGACGCTCGATGCCGGTGAGCAGGTCGAGGCCCTGCGAGCTGCGGCCGCGGACGCCCTGCCCCCGGGTGCGCACGCGTGGGTCGCCGGTCCCGCAGGGTTCACCGCCGATCTCCAGGAGGCCTTCGCCGGGATCGACGGGATCCTGCTCGTGGTCGCGCTCGCCGTCGTGTTCGTGATCCTCGTGGTCGTCTATCGCTCGCCCCTGCTCCCCGTCCTCGTGCTCCTCAGCTCGCTCACGGCGCTGTGCGGCGCGGTCCTCGTGAACGTCTCCCTCGCCCGGGCCGGGATCGTCGTCATCAACGGGCAGGTCCAGGGGATCCTGTTCATCCTGGTGATTGGCGCGGCGACCGACTACTCGCTGCTCTACATCGCCCGCTACCGCGAGGCGCTGCATGCTCATCGCTCACCTGCCCGTGCGACCTGGGCGGCGCTGCGGGGCGTCCTCGAGCCGATCGCCGCGTCGGGAGGAACGGTGATCGCCGGGCTCCTGTGCCTGCTGCTGTCGGACCTCACCTCCAACGCGGCGCTCGGACCCGTCGCCTCCATCGGCATCGTGTGCGCGGTCCTCACCTCGCTCACGTTCCTGCCGGCTCTCCTGGTGCTCGTCGGCCGTGCCGCGTTCTGGCCTCGCATCCCGCGCCCGGGGACGACGGCCGTGCCCGGCGGGGCCGCGCCGGGGCCCTCCCCCCGCCTCGGCCCGTGGGACCGGGTGGGCGGCCTCGTGGCCCGCGCCCCGCGGCGGCTCGCCGCCGGCGTGGCGCTCCTCCTCGCCGTGGGCTGCATCGGGTTGACCCAGCTGCACGCGGACGGGGTGCCCCAGAGCCAGTTCGTGCTCGGCGCGAGCCAGGCCCGCGACGGCCAGGCGGCGCTCGACCGCCACTTCCCCGGCGGCTCCGGCTCCCCCACCTACGTGCTCGCGCCCGCGTCCGCGCGCGCCGAGGTCGCCGCGGCGATCTCGGGCGTCACGGGGGTCGACGCCGACGGCGGCCTCGCGCTGACGGCCCAGGACTCACCCTCCGGTTCGCTGCCGGTCGACGCGAGCGGGAACGCGGATCCGAGCACGGCCCGCGGCCCCTTCGCGGGCGTCGAGCCCACCGTCGTCGACTCCCGGCTGCTGTTCTCGGTGACGCTCACGGCGCCCGCGGACTCGCTCGAGGCGGAGCAGACGGTCCGCGAGCTGCGGGCGGCGGTCGATCCGCTCGGCGCCGAGGTCGGAGGGTCGACAGCCGTGGATCTCGACACCAACGACACCTCGGTCGCCGACCGCACGCTGATCATCCCCGTCGTGCTCGCGGCGATCACCCTCATGCTCGCACTGCTCCTGCGCTCGGTTCTCGCGCCCCTCATGCTGCTGGCCACGACCGTGCTGAGCTTCGGCGCCGCGCTCGGTGTGAGCGCGTGGATCTTCACCCTGATCGGCCAGCCCGACTCCGATCCGTCGGTCCCTCTCTACGGCTTCGTGTTCCTCGTGGCCCTCGGCATCGACTACAACATCTTCCTCATGACCCGGGTGCGCGAGGAGTCGCTGCTCCACGGCACCCGGACGGGCGTGCTGCGCGGGCTGACCATCACGGGCGGCGTCATCACCTCGGCCGGGGTGGTCCTCGCCTCCACCTTCGCGGCTCTCGCGGTGATCCCCATCCAGTTCCTGCTGCAGCTGGCCATCATCGTCTCCCTCGGGGTCATGATGGACGCCCTGATCGTGCGCACCCTCCTCGTGCCCGCCCTGACGTACGCGCTCGGGGACCGGGTGTGGTGGCCGGCCCGGATCGCCCGTCGGCGCTGA
- a CDS encoding NAD-dependent epimerase/dehydratase family protein gives MKIVVAGGDGFCGWPTALYLSDRGHDVTIVDSLVRRDIDTELGSNSMTPILPLAERVAAWKEVSGRDIAVRIGDLTDYDVVSSIFQDLEPEAFVHFAEHRSAPYSMIDREHAIENHRNNVTGTLNVLWAIKDFAPDCHLVKLGTMGEYGQPDIDIEEGWIEIEHKGRKDRLPFPKQPGSFYHLTKVHDSDNIMFTCRIWGVRATDLNQGVVYGLETEQTRRDPRLVNRFDYDAVFGTALNRFLIQAAIGHDLTVYGGGSQTRGYLNIADTVRCIEIACENPAERGEFRVFNQFTESFSVNELAEKVQRVARDQGLEVAISHLDNPRVEKYDHYYHAVNTNLLDLGLEPHLLTDDVLAEILAVSRENTDRVRRELVLPTVTWA, from the coding sequence ATGAAGATCGTCGTCGCCGGCGGAGACGGATTCTGCGGCTGGCCCACCGCCCTCTACCTGTCCGACCGCGGTCACGACGTCACCATCGTCGACAGCCTCGTGCGCCGCGACATCGACACCGAGCTCGGCTCGAACTCGATGACCCCGATCCTGCCGCTCGCCGAGCGCGTCGCCGCCTGGAAGGAGGTGTCGGGCCGGGACATCGCCGTCCGCATCGGCGACCTGACCGACTACGACGTCGTCTCCTCGATCTTCCAGGACCTCGAGCCCGAGGCGTTCGTGCACTTCGCCGAGCACCGCAGCGCGCCCTACTCGATGATCGACCGCGAGCACGCGATCGAGAACCACCGCAACAACGTGACCGGCACCCTCAACGTGCTCTGGGCGATCAAGGACTTCGCCCCGGACTGCCATCTCGTCAAGCTCGGCACGATGGGGGAGTACGGCCAGCCCGACATCGACATCGAGGAGGGCTGGATCGAGATCGAGCACAAGGGCCGCAAGGACCGCCTGCCGTTCCCCAAGCAGCCCGGCTCCTTCTACCACCTGACCAAGGTGCACGACAGCGACAACATCATGTTCACGTGCCGCATCTGGGGCGTCCGCGCGACCGACCTCAACCAGGGCGTCGTGTACGGGCTCGAGACCGAGCAGACCCGCCGCGACCCGCGCCTCGTGAACCGCTTCGACTACGACGCCGTGTTCGGGACCGCGCTGAACCGCTTCCTCATCCAGGCCGCCATCGGCCACGACCTGACCGTGTACGGCGGCGGCTCGCAGACCCGCGGCTACCTCAACATCGCCGACACCGTGCGCTGCATCGAGATCGCGTGCGAGAACCCCGCCGAGCGCGGCGAGTTCCGCGTGTTCAACCAGTTCACCGAGTCCTTCTCCGTCAATGAGCTCGCCGAGAAGGTGCAGCGGGTCGCGCGCGACCAGGGCCTCGAGGTCGCCATCTCGCACCTGGACAACCCGCGGGTCGAGAAGTACGACCACTACTACCACGCGGTCAACACCAACCTGCTCGACCTCGGCCTCGAGCCGCACCTCCTGACCGACGACGTGCTCGCCGAGATCCTCGCGGTCAGCCGCGAGAACACCGACCGGGTGCGGCGCGAGCTGGTGCTGCCGACGGTCACCTGGGCGTGA